A window of the Brassica napus cultivar Da-Ae chromosome C5, Da-Ae, whole genome shotgun sequence genome harbors these coding sequences:
- the LOC111211455 gene encoding uncharacterized protein LOC111211455, whose product MIEEGSIIAAAVRAFTKTLRKPYSSVFRVLPIPIFLVVLITTVLLNSNNYPEWSTELRNSLQANQKTGFIDGTIPKPDTEPDLSRWPAANSMIVVWIRTSIDAKVRSTVMFVPEAHKLWETLCFRFSVKNGTRIHQLRDEITNSKQEGQSMKILYPILTLFILELFEKNKILLLPKLKNNAPMFLDSLQRWNQVRSNLLLRTTQATSRVILIAPALIADEKDMKSPSVFWSMGIQSGTKNNINGQLLQLRDRIQKAFVEEEEDVQAEFQDVVADELLILRPPSAMTR is encoded by the exons ATGATAGAGGAGGGGTCTATTATAGCTGCGGCTGTCAGAGCGTTTACAAAAACGCTACGAAAGCCCTATAGTAGCGTTTTTCGGGTGCTACCAATAccgatatttcttgtagtgctgATTACCACTGTTTTGCTCAACAGCAACAACTACCCGGAGTGGTCAACGGAACTCCGTAACTCTTTACAAGCTAATCAAAAGACCGGCTTCATAGATGGAACAATACCAAAACCAGATACGGAACCAGATCTTTCTCGCTGGCCGGCTGCTAACTCAATGATTGTTGTATGGATTCGAACTTCAATAGATGCTAAAGTTCGTTCAACTGTCATGTTTGTTCCCGAAGCACACAAACTTTGGGAAACCCTATGCTTCCGCTTCTCCGTCAAAAACGGTACCCGCATACATCAACTTAGAGACGAGATTACCAACAGCAAACAAGAAGGTCAATCG ATGAAGATCCTCTACCCGATCTTAACGTTGTTTATTCTCGAGTTATTCGAGAAGAACAAAATCTTATTGCTACCAAAACTAAAGAACAACGCTCCGATGTTCTTGGATTCTCTGCAAAGATGGAACCAAGTAAGGTCAAATCTACTTCTACGGACAACACAAGCTACCTCTCGCGTGATCCTAATCGCTCCTGCACTCATTGCGGACGAAAAGGACATGAAGTCTCCGAGTGTTTTCTGGTCCATGGGTATCCAGAGTGGTACCAAGAACAATATCAACGGTCAACTACTACAACTCCGGGACAGAATTCAGAAAGCTTTcgtggaggaagaggaggacgTTCAGGCGGAATTCCAGGACGTGGTTGCGGATGAGCTTCTCATACTACGGCCTCCATCAGCAATGACCAGATAG
- the LOC111211454 gene encoding probable CCR4-associated factor 1 homolog 5 produces the protein MTTTIREIWSWNKTEEMNLVRESLRSCNYISVDTEFPGCLKETAMEASEETRYQNLRFNVDKTKPIQLGFSLFDSEGAISGTWEVNFSDFDETEDLCNEKSIAFLKRNGLDFKRIREEGVGIKDFFTEFTRMVKDEEDKKIINWVTFDGSYDLGYIIQSMTGRERLPDTSLGFNETVQKLLGLTFDVKKLAGQCKGLNSRFGLQRLADELGIRRVGEAHHAGSDSQLTARVFANINLTFSRDLKRKREHEREIVMIRREHDRLQQHLFMQQVMEQEILMRRCVPRRCYGPVHPPRPIIYAHYPSPRGYFVVPVAPRLSRNAGQ, from the coding sequence ATGACGACGACCATCCGCGAAATCTGGTCTTGGAACAAGACAGAAGAGATGAATTTGGTGCGGGAATCTCTTAGAAGCTGCAATTACATCTCTGTAGACACAGAATTTCCCGGGTGTCTGAAAGAGACCGCCATGGAAGCTAGCGAGGAGACCCGTTACCAAAACCTGAGGTTCAATGTGgacaaaaccaaaccaattcaACTGGGTTTCTCCTTATTCGACAGTGAAGGAGCAATCAGCGGAACCTGGGAGGTCAATTTCTCCGACTTCGACGAGACAGAGGATCTTTGCAACGAGAAGTCCATCGCCTTCCTCAAGCGCAACGGGCTCGATTTCAAGAGAATCAGAGAGGAAGGAGTTGGCATCAAAGATTTCTTCACAGAGTTTACTCGGATGgttaaagatgaagaagacaagAAGATTATTAATTGGGTTACTTTTGATGGATCGTACGATTTAGGTTATATAATTCAAAGCATGACCGGGCGAGAAAGGCTTCCCGACACGTCTCTTGGGTTTAACGAAACGGTTCAGAAACTCTTAGGGCTAACTTTCGACGTGAAGAAACTTGCGGGACAGTGCAAAGGACTCAACAGCCGTTTCGGGTTGCAAAGATTAGCTGACGAGCTTGGCATCAGACGTGTCGGAGAAGCCCATCACGCTGGCTCCGACAGCCAACTGACGGCTCGTGTGTTCGCTAACATAAATCTCACTTTCTCTCGTGACCTAAAGCGGAAGCGAGAACATGAACGAGAGATTGTGATGATAAGGCGGGAACATGACCGATTGCAACAACATCTTTTTATGCAGCAAGTGATGGAACAAGAGATTCTTATGCGCAGATGTGTGCCAAGAAGATGTTATGGACCAGTCCATCCACCTAGACCGATCATTTATGCTCATTATCCATCTCCCCGTGGCTACTTTGTAGTGCCGGTGGCACCTAGATTGTCAAGGAATGCAGGACAGTGA